A genomic region of Hyphomicrobiales bacterium contains the following coding sequences:
- a CDS encoding TerB family tellurite resistance protein, whose protein sequence is MSIWGKISEVVGAIATSAPVAGVLDAVVGLLTGVSDNPERRQVAFTVAMIALSAKMAKADGVVTEDEINAFRDIFDIPPTEQQNVARMFNLAKQDVAGFDAYASQILKIYQDDPDILEDILDGLFHIAEADGIIHEDELAFLEEVARIFGFEDESFAAIRSRHVKGGENDPYQVLGADHSWSNFELQKHYRNLVKENHPDRLIARGVPPEFVSMANDKMAAINAAYEQLKKERGL, encoded by the coding sequence ATGAGTATTTGGGGCAAAATATCTGAGGTCGTGGGCGCAATTGCCACCAGTGCACCAGTTGCAGGTGTGCTTGATGCGGTCGTCGGCCTGCTCACAGGTGTGTCGGATAACCCAGAACGCCGGCAAGTAGCCTTCACCGTTGCGATGATTGCGCTTTCTGCCAAGATGGCGAAAGCGGACGGGGTTGTGACGGAAGACGAGATCAACGCCTTTCGCGATATATTCGATATTCCCCCCACCGAGCAACAAAACGTTGCCCGCATGTTCAATCTCGCCAAACAAGATGTGGCGGGTTTTGATGCTTATGCCAGCCAGATTTTGAAAATATACCAAGATGATCCTGATATTTTAGAAGATATCTTGGATGGACTTTTTCATATTGCTGAAGCTGATGGCATTATTCACGAAGACGAGCTTGCCTTCTTGGAAGAAGTGGCCCGCATCTTTGGTTTTGAAGATGAGAGTTTTGCCGCCATTAGATCGCGCCATGTGAAGGGCGGGGAGAATGACCCTTACCAAGTGCTTGGTGCCGATCATTCTTGGAGCAACTTTGAGCTGCAAAAGCACTACCGTAATCTTGTTAAAGAAAATCACCCAGACCGTTTAATCGCACGCGGTGTGCCGCCAGAATTTGTTAGCATGGCCAATGATAAAATGGCCGCCATTAATGCAGCCTACGAGCAACTTAAAAAGGAACGTGGACTTTGA